A stretch of the Aegilops tauschii subsp. strangulata cultivar AL8/78 chromosome 4, Aet v6.0, whole genome shotgun sequence genome encodes the following:
- the LOC141021868 gene encoding uncharacterized protein — protein sequence MRMFEERRNKDLLELLRSVQAMVGQNGNQNGHHSKLSDFQRTKPPSFSQVVDPLEVDDWLRTIEKKLEIACTKEADKVPFATHYLEGAAAIWWDNTKAMWPADEEITWDKFKDHFRKYHIPAGIMKVKQREFLVLTQGSLSVSEYLHKFNNLARYSLYDVATEERKIDRFLGGLNHHLRYTLIMLDFLDFQTLVDIALIAEREHKIVHDNKPANNDHKRKFEPKKDGQSVQKTRTWQ from the coding sequence ATGCGCATGTTCGAAGAAAGAAGGAACAAAGATCTTCTTGAGTTACtgagaagtgtgcaagctatggttggacaaaatggaaatcagaatggCCATCACTCCAAGCTCTCAGATTTTCAAAGGACCAAGCCTCCAAGCTTCAGTCAGGTTGTCGACCCTTTGGAAGTCGACGATTGGTTACGGACTATTGAGAAAAAGCTTGAAATTGCCTGCACCAAGGAAGCCGACAAGGTTCCATTTGCTACCCACTATCTAGAAGGAGCCGCCGCTATTTGGTGGGACAATACTAAAGCCATGTGGCCAGCAGACGAAGAGATTACTTGGGATAAATTCAAGGACCATTTCCGTAAGTACCACATTCCTGCCGGTATTATGAAGGTCAAGCAGCGTGAATTCCTCGTTCTCACCCAAGGTAGCCTGTCAGTAAGCGAGTATCTGCACAAGTTTAATAATTTGGCTCGCTACTCCCTGTATGATGTGGCCACCGAAGAGAGAAAGATTGACAGATTCCTTGGCGGACTGAATCACCACCTCAGATACACTCTCATCATGCTCGATTTTTTGGATTTCCAGACTCTGGTAGACATAGCCCTGATTGCAGAAAGGGAGCACAAGATTGTTCATGACAATAAGCCTGCCAACAACGATCACAAACGCAAGTTTGAGCCCAAGAAGGATGGACAATCAGTGCAGAAGACCCGTACCTGGCAGTAG
- the LOC109733464 gene encoding abscisic acid receptor PYL4, with product MPCIPASSPSIQHHNHNHHHRVLAGVGVGMGCGAEAVVAAAGTAGMRCREHDCEVPAEVARHHEHAEPGSGQCCSAVVQHVAAPAAAVWSVVRRFDQPQAYKRFVRSCALVAGDGGVGTLREVHVVSGLPAASSRERLEILDDESHVLSFRVVGGEHRLKNYLSVTTVHPSPAAPSSATVVVESYVVDVPAGNTIEDTRVFIDTIVKCNLQSLAKTAEKVAAVS from the coding sequence ATGCCGTGCATCCCGGCGTCCAGCCCCAGCATCCAGCACCACAACCACAACCACCACCACCGAGTCCTAGCGGGCGTTGGCGTCGGCATGGGGTGCGGCGCGGAGGCGGTCGTGGCCGCGGCCGGGACGGCAGGGATGAGGTGCAGGGAGCACGACTGCGAGGTCCCGGCGGAGGTGGCGCGGCACCACGAGCACGCGGAGCCGGGGTCCGGCCAGTGCTGCTCCGCGGTGGTGCAGCACGTGGCGGCGCCCGCGGCGGCGGTGTGGTCCGTGGTGCGCCGGTTCGACCAGCCGCAGGCGTACAAGCGGTTCGTGCGCAGCTGCGCCCtggtggccggcgacggcggcgtgggcACGCTCCGCGAGGTGCACGTCGTGTCGGGCCTCCCCGCGGCGTCCAGCCGCGAGCGGCTCGAGATCCTGGACGACGAGAGCCACGTGCTCAGCTTCCGCGTCGTCGGTGGCGAGCACCGGCTCAAGAACTACCTCTCCGTCACCACCGTCCACCCGTCCCCAGCCGCGCCGTCCAGCGCCACCGTCGTCGTGGAGTCCTACGTCGTGGACGTGCCGGCGGGCAACACGATCGAGGACACCCGCGTGTTCATCGACACCATCGTCAAGTGCAACCTCCAGTCGCTGGCCAAGACCGCCGAGAAGGTCGCCGCCGTGTCGTGA